A window of the Henckelia pumila isolate YLH828 chromosome 3, ASM3356847v2, whole genome shotgun sequence genome harbors these coding sequences:
- the LOC140889817 gene encoding uncharacterized protein, producing the protein MLGSLDFMHWKWKNFPTAWAGQYAGRSGSPKIILEAVADYDIWIWHAYFVMPGTNNDINVLEASGLFSKLAQGIAPTAHYKIGGKEYDMGYYIDDAHGWKKLHLHDLMTSCIIMHNMFIEDECDLSEPIQDARETPAPEVEMIVDKNMKFQEFLSR; encoded by the exons ATGTTGGGAAGTCTTGATTTTATGCACTGGAAGTGGAAAAATTTTCCAACGGCTTGGGCAGGCCAATATGCAGGTCGTAGTGGTTCTCCGAAAATCATTTTAGAAGCAGTAGCTGATTACGATATTTGGATATGGCATGCATATTTTGTAATGCCTGGAACCAATAATGATATAAATGTGTTGGAGGCGTCTGGTTTATTCTCCAAACTTGCACAAGGTATTGCTCCTACTGCTCATTACAAAATTGGAGGAAAAGAATATGATATGGGATATTACATAGATGACG CACATGGTTGGAAGAAACTTCATTTACATGACTTAATGACGTCATGTATCATAATGCACAACATGTTTATCGAAGATGAATGCGACCTCAGTGAACCCATTCAAGATGCGAGAGAAACACCTGCTCCAGAAGTAGAAATGATTGTCGATAAGAATATGAAGTTTCAAGAATTTCTCAgtcgataa